One window of Methanofervidicoccus abyssi genomic DNA carries:
- a CDS encoding coiled-coil domain-containing protein → MSLFSEGNYEQLDKLKQKANRVLRDGYDIIYEPYEKRVELWNKIKENYEKYKDGECGKFSKDIDNAVRRDFEWALATLAFSFYHNNESFPAIKRYKPKELELVEYILKYNVFELWTVEDLLREISKANRDGTDETLNLLKEYYNNIGKKVDEIIKDYTIKLPIRDYAKTKWNEYKTKMDEAIFRAMKEIDWFSDFITGVDNKIQKLENEIYELRDFIRVEKRRLRDELEREKEIELSKIEEMKEELKRKFEREKEKIRMEIEMEKNRELQERLKKEIECIEKDYMELIEELNEKIKSLESEKTELKEKNEELTNLLKRIRDAKKEGSRFVRTENALSYEEWFIGRLDKKLDEMKNTGVKVENKTFKIISIEEVFDPNNSVELPKNKQIIAVLKEKKLNPFGKRMKVMLRGIFLANRENYKKMGFDVYPISLGKIIEVMENVKDDSFDKIVLLIASPTGFEDEVIKFVNSDDFKMRYLSKKIALALLDVETGNLYYNEVDEYAKAFAPLMSLEFDKEKIERLKKYIDENIFIKKYITLEEAINEVGDERVAKKVFYEYEASGKGKTKYYKGIGFVLLKNN, encoded by the coding sequence ATGAGTCTGTTTTCAGAGGGAAATTATGAACAATTAGATAAACTAAAACAAAAAGCAAACAGGGTATTAAGAGATGGATACGATATAATATATGAACCTTATGAAAAAAGGGTGGAGTTATGGAATAAAATAAAAGAAAATTATGAAAAATACAAAGATGGGGAATGTGGGAAGTTTTCAAAAGACATTGACAATGCCGTAAGAAGAGATTTTGAATGGGCATTAGCAACACTTGCATTTAGTTTTTATCATAACAACGAGTCATTTCCAGCAATTAAGCGATATAAACCTAAGGAGCTCGAACTTGTGGAGTATATTTTAAAGTATAATGTGTTTGAACTCTGGACAGTGGAGGATCTTTTAAGGGAAATAAGCAAAGCAAATAGGGATGGCACGGACGAAACTTTGAATCTTCTTAAAGAATATTACAACAACATAGGAAAAAAAGTTGATGAAATTATAAAAGACTACACAATAAAGCTTCCAATAAGGGATTATGCAAAAACAAAATGGAATGAATACAAAACTAAAATGGATGAGGCAATATTCAGAGCAATGAAGGAAATAGATTGGTTTAGCGACTTTATAACTGGCGTAGATAATAAAATCCAAAAACTTGAAAATGAAATTTACGAGCTCCGTGATTTTATAAGGGTGGAGAAGAGAAGGTTGAGAGATGAACTCGAACGAGAAAAAGAAATAGAACTCTCAAAAATTGAGGAAATGAAAGAAGAGTTAAAAAGAAAGTTTGAAAGGGAAAAAGAAAAAATAAGAATGGAAATTGAAATGGAGAAAAATAGGGAACTTCAAGAGAGACTAAAAAAGGAAATTGAATGTATTGAAAAAGACTATATGGAACTTATTGAGGAATTAAATGAAAAAATAAAATCATTGGAATCAGAAAAAACAGAATTAAAGGAGAAAAATGAGGAACTAACCAACCTTTTAAAAAGGATAAGAGATGCTAAAAAGGAAGGTTCGAGATTTGTAAGAACAGAAAACGCATTATCTTATGAAGAATGGTTTATTGGACGATTGGATAAAAAACTGGATGAAATGAAGAATACGGGCGTGAAAGTGGAAAATAAAACTTTTAAAATAATATCTATTGAAGAAGTATTTGATCCAAACAATTCAGTGGAACTTCCTAAAAATAAACAAATAATAGCAGTGTTAAAGGAGAAAAAGCTTAATCCGTTTGGTAAAAGGATGAAAGTAATGTTGAGGGGAATATTCCTAGCAAATAGGGAAAATTACAAAAAAATGGGTTTTGATGTTTATCCAATATCGTTGGGTAAAATAATTGAGGTGATGGAGAATGTGAAAGATGACAGTTTTGATAAAATTGTGTTACTGATTGCCTCACCAACAGGTTTTGAGGATGAAGTGATTAAATTTGTTAATTCTGATGACTTTAAAATGAGATATTTATCCAAAAAAATTGCTCTCGCACTTCTCGATGTTGAAACTGGGAATCTGTACTATAATGAAGTGGATGAGTATGCAAAGGCATTTGCACCATTGATGAGTTTGGAATTTGATAAGGAGAAGATTGAAAGATTGAAAAAGTATATTGATGAGAACATATTTATAAAAAAATATATTACGCTGGAAGAGGCTATCAATGAGGTTGGAGATGAAAGGGTGGCAAAAAAGGTATTTTATGAATATGAAGCTTCCGGAAAGGGGAAAACTAAATATTATAAAGGAATTGGTTTTGTTTTGTTAAAAAATAATTAG
- a CDS encoding chromosome assembly protein: MSLWNKIKGKLQKNPLEKLTIRDLEGERIRLKSKLDRVKKEIKLLDKQKKRLFKEGIGADKLTKKMLAQDIKSIEMEMRLKYKSFQTYQKQFNFVNNLLIVKKYEKELKNIGMWDKISNIQPELLELKLSDIILDGKEFDQTVERLNKVFEIRIDDFDEEVDSTEKKLFDAWGQVESGDMEADDVVSNLNLDADEEEEEDDEELFKRLEKENR, encoded by the coding sequence ATGAGTTTATGGAACAAAATAAAAGGGAAATTACAAAAAAATCCACTAGAAAAATTAACAATAAGGGATTTAGAGGGGGAAAGAATTAGATTAAAAAGTAAATTGGATAGGGTGAAAAAAGAGATAAAATTATTGGATAAACAAAAGAAGCGATTATTCAAAGAAGGGATTGGTGCTGATAAACTCACAAAAAAAATGCTTGCACAGGACATAAAAAGTATTGAAATGGAAATGAGATTAAAGTATAAAAGCTTCCAAACTTATCAGAAACAGTTTAATTTTGTAAATAACCTTTTAATAGTCAAAAAATACGAAAAAGAATTGAAAAATATAGGAATGTGGGATAAGATTAGCAACATACAACCTGAGCTCTTGGAGTTAAAACTGAGTGATATAATACTCGATGGTAAGGAGTTCGACCAAACTGTTGAGAGGTTGAATAAGGTCTTTGAAATTAGAATTGATGATTTTGATGAGGAAGTCGATAGCACAGAGAAAAAACTATTCGATGCATGGGGGCAGGTTGAAAGTGGCGATATGGAAGCTGATGATGTTGTGAGCAATTTGAACTTGGATGCTGATGAGGAGGAAGAAGAGGACGATGAAGAATTATTTAAGAGATTAGAGAAGGAGAACCGATAA